The Chthoniobacterales bacterium DNA window AACGCCGTGGGCCCGCAGCGAGAGGATCGCGCCTTCTATCGATGGCGACTGATAACGCATGCCGAGCGCCACCGGTATTCCCAGCAGTTCTTGCAGTTCATGCTGCACGTTACGACTGGTGACCACGAGAGGCGATCCTTCCGGCGTCCAGATGGAACGATAAGCCCTGGCCGAATGTCGCGGGCGAAAGGGTAAAATGCATCCGTAAACGATCAGGAAACGCAACAGCCATGGCACGTCGATAACGCGGCTATCCATGAGAAATTCGCGCAGATAGCAGCGCACATCGCGCACGGATGTCGAATCGGGTGAACCTAGATTAACGAGGAGAACGCCTTTCATAATAGAGATGGAACTTGGGTTTCTGACATAAACATCCCGACGCGCGCTGCGGCACAGTCACCGGACACAATGGAGTTTCCGAGTGAAATACCATCGCGATAACTGCCTGCAAAATAGAGGCCCGGCGCTTCTGCCTCAGCGTGGTCGATCACTTTTCGAAATCGCTCGAAGCCAACGTCATATTGCGGAATGGCATAACGTTGCAACACCTGATGCTCAAAAACCGGCGGACCTTTTACTCCGAGAAGTTCTCGCAAATCCTGCAACGTCGCTTCCCGGCGCGTGTCCGCATCGCGCAACGCGAGACGCGAGTTTCGGCATCCGCCGATAAAATTGGTTAGTAAAACATGCCCTTCAGGTGCCCGTTCCGGAAAAAGGCTGGATGAAAAAGTTGTGCCCAGGATCGATCTCTTTTCGACTTCCGGGATCAACATTCCGAATCCATCCAGAGGGTGCTCCACGTCTTCGCGACGAAAACCCAGCGCCACCACGCAGACCGGCGGATGATGGATTCCGGCCAGCGGAGCGAGTTCCACTATTTCACGGGACCCGCAAACGATTTTCGCTAGTTGGTGAGCGGGTGCTGCCAGCACTACGGCTGAGTGCTCGACCGGCCCGTTCGTGTGATCCGATTCCACTTCCCAACCACTCTGAGTCTGAGTTAGAACCCGAACTGGCGACCGCAAATGGATGGAAGCTCCCAGTCGCTTAGACAATGTATCGGTCAAAACCCGGAGGCCGCCGTCGAAGGAAAAACGCGTCGCT harbors:
- the hemG gene encoding protoporphyrinogen oxidase; this encodes MKSIAIVGAGITGLTAAFRLQQRGYAVTVYEAGSHVGGMINTIQQDGFLVECGPGTIVETSPQIGALVRDLGLESRRSHPGPNAQKNYIVRNGKPLPIPHSAFDMLATRLFSPTAKLRLLAEPFLSRAVGDENLADFVTRRLGREFLDYAINPFVAGVYAGDPKRLSVRHAFPKLHAVEQRYGSLIVGKIRGARERRRRTEKSIETATRFSFDGGLRVLTDTLSKRLGASIHLRSPVRVLTQTQSGWEVESDHTNGPVEHSAVVLAAPAHQLAKIVCGSREIVELAPLAGIHHPPVCVVALGFRREDVEHPLDGFGMLIPEVEKRSILGTTFSSSLFPERAPEGHVLLTNFIGGCRNSRLALRDADTRREATLQDLRELLGVKGPPVFEHQVLQRYAIPQYDVGFERFRKVIDHAEAEAPGLYFAGSYRDGISLGNSIVSGDCAAARVGMFMSETQVPSLL